A genomic stretch from Candidatus Poribacteria bacterium includes:
- a CDS encoding MoxR family ATPase: MTTTPNNDGMHADDVAAIDELRNVYDQLKVTLAKIIIGQEQVIEHLAICLFSQGHALLMGVPGLAKTLLVSRFAETMALQFSRIQFTPDLMPMDITGTDILQEIPGGKREFEFVKGPLFANLILADEINRAPSKTQAAMLEAMQEYKITVIGRTYSLDPPFFVLATQNPIEQEGTYPLPEAQLDRFMFRIEVDYPARFEEIEIARTTTGVALPTLEHVLTGERVRAFQDLVRRVPVADHIYEFAVDLARSTRPKDDAAPDWLKPLVAWGAGPRAVQYLILGAKARAALSGSYMARLEDVTAVAEPVLAHRVITSFAAESENITSKDIVSRLVEELSEGNI; this comes from the coding sequence ATGACAACTACTCCAAACAACGACGGAATGCATGCCGACGACGTTGCCGCAATTGACGAACTTCGCAATGTCTACGATCAATTGAAGGTCACACTCGCAAAGATTATCATCGGTCAGGAACAGGTCATCGAGCATTTAGCGATTTGTCTGTTTTCTCAAGGGCACGCACTATTGATGGGCGTTCCCGGCTTGGCAAAGACACTATTAGTGAGCCGGTTCGCTGAGACGATGGCATTGCAGTTCAGTCGAATCCAGTTCACACCTGACCTGATGCCGATGGACATCACCGGAACCGACATTCTTCAAGAGATTCCGGGCGGTAAGCGGGAATTTGAATTTGTGAAGGGTCCACTCTTTGCCAATCTTATTTTAGCGGACGAGATTAACCGGGCACCTTCAAAAACGCAGGCTGCCATGCTTGAAGCGATGCAGGAATACAAAATCACAGTAATTGGCAGAACATACTCTCTGGATCCCCCCTTTTTCGTGTTGGCAACACAAAATCCAATTGAACAGGAAGGAACATATCCCTTACCGGAAGCGCAATTAGACCGATTTATGTTCAGGATCGAAGTGGATTACCCGGCACGGTTTGAAGAGATAGAGATCGCCCGCACAACGACAGGTGTGGCACTTCCCACACTTGAACACGTTCTGACGGGTGAGCGGGTACGCGCCTTTCAAGACCTCGTCCGTCGCGTTCCAGTCGCTGATCACATCTACGAATTCGCGGTTGACCTCGCGCGTAGTACGCGTCCGAAAGACGACGCAGCCCCTGACTGGCTCAAGCCACTGGTTGCTTGGGGTGCCGGTCCACGGGCTGTTCAATACTTGATTCTCGGTGCGAAGGCACGCGCCGCCCTCAGTGGAAGCTACATGGCTCGACTCGAAGATGTGACTGCCGTAGCAGAACCCGTACTCGCGCATCGCGTCATTACCTCCTTTGCCGCGGAATCCGAAAACATCACAAGCAAGGACATTGTCAGCCGACTTGTTGAAGAATTATCTGAAGGAAATATTTGA
- a CDS encoding DUF58 domain-containing protein: MLQLKRDYLDQKVLERLSTLQLHARLPMIGNVSGKHRSPIRGSSLEFAEYRKYVPGDDTRRLDWRAYARNDRYYIKEFEADTNLRMCLVIDTSGSMDFAYNGTSKLDYARRVAGTLAYIAAQQGDAVGLYCAGTEFHKEIPPKRSATHLSAVLDELGAMEASGETGLANVLHETAERVPQRALIVIVSDLFIEPEVVRNCFEHLRFRKHDVAVFHLLDRIELELEFDRPIRFVDMEGGEPVLADPTVIGAQYQRALEAYLAGMNEVVRDTEIDYHRVYINENYDDILARFLLGRTPKRHK, translated from the coding sequence ATGCTGCAACTTAAACGAGATTATCTTGACCAGAAAGTTTTGGAACGCCTTTCGACACTGCAACTACATGCCCGATTGCCCATGATCGGAAACGTATCAGGCAAGCATCGGAGTCCAATTCGCGGCTCCAGCCTTGAGTTTGCTGAGTACCGCAAGTACGTTCCCGGCGATGACACCCGGAGGCTCGATTGGCGGGCTTACGCACGAAATGATCGCTATTACATCAAAGAATTTGAGGCGGATACCAACCTGCGGATGTGTTTGGTGATTGATACCAGCGGTTCCATGGATTTCGCGTATAACGGTACGAGTAAACTTGACTATGCCCGTCGCGTCGCAGGCACATTGGCGTATATAGCCGCCCAACAGGGTGATGCTGTCGGACTCTACTGTGCAGGCACGGAATTCCACAAAGAGATTCCACCAAAACGCAGCGCAACCCATCTGAGTGCGGTCCTTGATGAATTAGGGGCAATGGAGGCATCTGGCGAGACCGGATTGGCGAACGTTCTCCACGAAACCGCTGAACGCGTCCCACAGAGAGCATTAATCGTTATTGTTTCCGATCTGTTCATCGAACCGGAAGTCGTGCGCAACTGTTTTGAACACTTGCGATTCCGTAAACATGATGTTGCCGTCTTTCATCTGTTAGACCGGATTGAGTTGGAATTGGAATTTGATCGTCCAATACGTTTTGTTGACATGGAGGGTGGCGAACCTGTGTTGGCAGACCCAACCGTCATCGGCGCACAGTATCAACGCGCGCTCGAAGCGTACCTCGCAGGTATGAACGAGGTCGTTCGCGACACAGAGATTGACTACCACCGTGTCTACATCAATGAGAACTATGACGACATATTGGCACGCTTCCTATTGGGACGTACACCAAAGCGGCATAAGTGA
- a CDS encoding BatA domain-containing protein yields MNFLQPLALIALPLVALPIIIHLINQHRHRTIPWAAMMFLMTAKRMSKGMARLRHFLILLMRVLAIAALIFVVSRPLSGGWLGSIGLGKPDATLILLDRSPSMEMQDLQVGQSKRSMALQKLAELLEQGDYGTHLVLIDSATGQLQEVDSPKALLNLPMTESTATSADIPAMLETALAYLKANESGRADLWFCSDLNENDWDVDSGRWNAIREEFAQLEGIHHFLLAYTDSPSGNLSVRVENVQRWTRGNDAELILDVVVRATDNSGGTRQGVPIEFEVNNVRSVVEVDIDRQGASLRGHRIPIDAKLSSGWGSVGLPGDANPLDNRFFFVFSESPVRKAVVVSDNAKIGEAFRRALAIPPDPRLQHQTTVISVDRIAEIDWENTSLLIWQAALPQGLVASQIEQFVDAGRVVMFFPPSQSASEELFASRWGNWQTSEGQQVSKISWWRGDTDLLAHVESGDALPLNQLLTYRYRAFESTGTPLARFQDEASLLTRVATDQGAVYFCSTLPTAQFSSLEREGVVFYVMLQRALAEGSRSLAVASQRNAGPDVLADRNQWQPVAPTDDAPHFSQRGLHAGVYKDGEYWAAINRSQVEDMAQTVPVATVDALFDGISYRRIDADVGDTSALASELWRIFLIAMAVALVAEAVLSLPNRRSGSLQVGVGSPNP; encoded by the coding sequence ATGAATTTTTTGCAACCGTTGGCATTAATCGCACTCCCTTTGGTGGCACTCCCAATCATCATTCATTTAATCAATCAGCATCGGCACCGTACCATTCCTTGGGCAGCGATGATGTTTCTCATGACTGCGAAGCGCATGAGCAAAGGGATGGCACGCCTTCGGCACTTCCTCATTCTACTGATGCGTGTACTCGCAATAGCAGCACTAATTTTCGTCGTCAGTCGTCCGCTTTCCGGTGGATGGTTAGGCAGTATCGGACTCGGTAAACCCGATGCGACTTTGATTCTCCTTGATCGGTCCCCGAGTATGGAAATGCAAGATTTACAAGTAGGTCAGTCAAAGAGATCAATGGCACTGCAGAAACTCGCGGAATTATTGGAACAAGGCGATTATGGAACACACTTGGTTCTCATTGATAGTGCCACCGGTCAGCTGCAGGAAGTAGATTCACCGAAAGCACTATTGAACTTGCCCATGACCGAATCCACTGCCACGAGTGCGGATATTCCAGCGATGCTTGAAACCGCCTTGGCATATCTCAAGGCAAATGAATCGGGAAGAGCCGACTTATGGTTCTGCTCGGATTTAAATGAGAATGATTGGGATGTTGACAGCGGGCGTTGGAACGCGATACGCGAGGAGTTTGCGCAGTTAGAAGGCATACATCATTTCTTGCTCGCATATACGGATTCACCCTCGGGCAACTTGTCTGTAAGGGTAGAAAACGTACAACGATGGACGCGTGGGAACGATGCGGAACTCATTCTTGATGTCGTGGTTCGGGCAACAGATAACAGCGGTGGCACACGGCAGGGGGTTCCGATTGAGTTTGAAGTCAACAATGTTCGCTCTGTCGTCGAAGTAGATATTGACAGACAGGGTGCCTCTTTGCGAGGACACCGTATCCCCATCGATGCCAAGCTCAGTTCAGGTTGGGGTTCGGTTGGGTTGCCCGGTGATGCGAATCCGTTGGACAATCGATTTTTCTTTGTATTTTCGGAATCACCTGTCCGAAAGGCTGTTGTCGTCAGTGATAACGCGAAGATTGGCGAAGCGTTTCGTCGGGCACTTGCCATTCCGCCTGATCCACGACTCCAACACCAGACCACTGTGATTTCGGTGGATCGCATTGCTGAAATTGACTGGGAAAATACAAGCCTATTGATTTGGCAAGCAGCACTGCCACAGGGGTTGGTAGCATCACAAATTGAACAGTTCGTCGACGCGGGGCGTGTGGTTATGTTCTTCCCGCCGAGTCAAAGTGCAAGTGAGGAATTATTTGCTTCACGTTGGGGCAACTGGCAGACCTCTGAAGGTCAACAAGTTTCCAAAATTTCATGGTGGCGTGGGGACACAGACCTACTCGCACATGTAGAGAGTGGGGACGCTTTGCCATTGAACCAACTGCTCACTTATCGCTACCGCGCCTTTGAAAGCACCGGGACACCTTTGGCAAGGTTTCAGGACGAGGCTTCACTACTAACCCGTGTCGCTACAGACCAGGGCGCGGTTTATTTCTGTAGCACCCTGCCTACGGCGCAATTTTCTTCTCTTGAACGTGAGGGTGTGGTCTTTTATGTAATGTTGCAGCGGGCGTTGGCTGAAGGCAGCCGTTCGTTGGCTGTTGCCTCCCAACGCAACGCGGGACCTGACGTACTCGCTGACCGCAATCAATGGCAACCGGTCGCTCCGACAGACGACGCACCACACTTTTCACAAAGGGGGCTACATGCTGGGGTATACAAAGATGGTGAGTATTGGGCAGCCATTAACCGCAGCCAAGTTGAAGACATGGCACAGACTGTACCCGTCGCGACAGTAGACGCGCTATTTGACGGCATATCGTATCGACGGATTGATGCTGATGTCGGCGACACGTCTGCCTTGGCAAGTGAGTTGTGGCGAATTTTTCTTATTGCAATGGCGGTGGCTCTTGTCGCAGAAGCAGTGCTGAGTTTGCCAAATAGACGGTCAGGAAGTTTACAAGTAGGGGTTGGGTCACCCAATCCCTAA
- a CDS encoding VWA domain-containing protein — MQEQQGNLEFFSSGSVLFFGLILIAVAGALCWLAWHRSGYSKKTGALEVLRFVLICLVVVTLNQPEWLRTQLPDQRSTLAVLWDESNSMKTRDVVDTQNISDEPKSRAETIQPLMAEEVWKPSDTSDLSVVFEPFSSQLDPAEEATDLNAGLSHVLDSHENLRGVVLLSDGDWNIGNSPIEAATRFRMKGIPVFAVGVGSKVPLPDIELVSMDAPTYAVVNKQLRIPFVVRNTLGQDRDVSVTLSVNKKPTATKLIRVPAMSQAQENMVWTPPATGDYTLTMRIPLDTQELIPENNEVSAPISVREEQLKVLVVESYPRWEYRYLRNALERDAGVELTCLLFHPKLPKVGGGRGYIKVFPTANELSRYDVVFLGDVGIGKEQLTVEQARDLRQLVSAQAAGLVFMPGRTGKHESLMLGPLADLYPVVLDAATPYGVGSSTQGYFSLTQLGQRSLLTRLGENDESNRRVWRMLPGFYWYAGVKRTKVGTETLAVHDQVATAAGRVPLIVTKTYGAGKVLFMGTDSAWRWRQGVEDKYHYRFWSQVARWMAYRRQMAQGESMRLFYAPDRPHVDDVVMLNANVNDTLGAPLDKGTVIVQAISPSGKTQAIRLQPGEGDAVGLFTGAFTPEESGNYSLVASSTETGASVQTDLSVQGLNREQQGRLARFDVLDEIAKITDGELVTVSEVGSLLDSLAALPEPEPTVHRTRIWAHPLWAGLLILLLGVFWVARKLTGAI; from the coding sequence ATGCAAGAACAACAAGGAAATCTTGAGTTTTTTTCAAGCGGATCCGTCCTGTTTTTCGGACTGATTCTTATTGCTGTGGCTGGCGCATTGTGCTGGTTGGCGTGGCATCGCAGCGGTTATAGCAAGAAGACCGGAGCACTTGAGGTGCTGCGTTTTGTGTTGATCTGCTTAGTGGTTGTAACCCTGAATCAACCGGAATGGCTACGGACGCAATTACCAGATCAACGTTCTACGCTTGCTGTGCTTTGGGATGAATCCAACAGCATGAAAACACGGGATGTCGTTGACACGCAAAACATCTCTGACGAGCCCAAAAGTCGCGCCGAGACGATTCAACCGTTGATGGCTGAGGAAGTTTGGAAACCATCGGATACCAGCGATCTCAGTGTCGTTTTTGAACCGTTTTCTTCACAGTTAGATCCAGCAGAGGAAGCAACGGATCTGAACGCTGGACTCTCGCATGTTCTGGACAGTCACGAAAACCTTCGCGGGGTCGTGCTACTGTCGGACGGTGATTGGAATATCGGCAACTCTCCAATTGAGGCGGCTACGCGGTTTCGGATGAAAGGAATTCCCGTTTTCGCGGTTGGCGTGGGGAGTAAAGTGCCGTTACCTGACATTGAGTTGGTTAGCATGGATGCACCAACCTATGCAGTTGTGAACAAGCAACTTCGTATTCCATTTGTTGTTCGCAATACTTTGGGACAGGATCGGGATGTGAGTGTCACTTTGAGTGTCAACAAAAAACCAACGGCTACCAAGCTTATTCGTGTTCCTGCTATGAGCCAAGCACAGGAGAACATGGTGTGGACACCACCAGCGACCGGTGATTATACCCTAACGATGCGCATTCCGCTGGATACACAGGAGTTAATACCAGAAAACAATGAGGTATCCGCGCCTATCTCCGTGCGCGAGGAGCAATTGAAAGTCCTTGTTGTCGAATCCTATCCACGGTGGGAGTACCGATATCTGCGCAACGCGTTGGAACGGGATGCGGGGGTCGAATTAACATGCCTTCTCTTTCATCCCAAATTACCCAAAGTGGGCGGCGGTCGCGGTTATATCAAAGTCTTTCCAACGGCGAATGAACTAAGTCGCTATGATGTGGTATTCCTCGGTGATGTCGGTATTGGAAAGGAACAATTGACGGTTGAACAAGCACGAGACCTGCGGCAGCTCGTCAGTGCCCAAGCGGCGGGTCTCGTCTTTATGCCGGGACGGACAGGGAAGCATGAATCATTGATGTTGGGTCCACTTGCGGATCTTTATCCAGTAGTTCTGGACGCTGCTACACCTTATGGTGTTGGATCAAGCACACAAGGATATTTCTCGCTCACACAGTTGGGGCAACGGAGTTTGCTAACTCGCCTCGGAGAGAACGACGAGAGCAATCGCAGGGTGTGGCGCATGTTACCCGGCTTTTACTGGTACGCAGGTGTTAAACGAACCAAGGTTGGAACAGAGACTTTAGCAGTACACGATCAGGTTGCAACGGCTGCCGGACGGGTGCCGCTAATTGTAACCAAGACTTATGGTGCTGGTAAAGTCTTATTTATGGGGACAGACAGTGCATGGCGTTGGCGGCAGGGCGTTGAGGACAAGTACCATTACCGATTCTGGAGCCAAGTCGCACGGTGGATGGCATATCGCCGACAGATGGCACAGGGCGAGTCAATGCGGTTGTTTTACGCACCAGACCGACCGCACGTTGATGATGTAGTGATGTTGAACGCCAACGTAAATGATACCTTGGGTGCCCCATTAGATAAAGGGACGGTTATTGTACAGGCGATTTCACCTTCAGGTAAAACACAGGCGATCCGGCTTCAGCCGGGTGAAGGGGATGCCGTGGGCTTGTTCACAGGCGCATTTACACCGGAAGAATCTGGTAATTACAGCCTTGTTGCCAGTAGCACCGAAACCGGGGCATCGGTACAAACCGATCTGTCAGTCCAAGGGTTGAACCGAGAGCAACAAGGACGCTTGGCACGTTTTGATGTCTTAGATGAAATCGCTAAGATTACCGATGGCGAATTGGTAACAGTTTCTGAGGTTGGGAGTCTGCTGGATTCTCTCGCAGCTTTGCCAGAACCTGAACCTACAGTGCATCGCACACGGATTTGGGCGCATCCGCTTTGGGCAGGACTTCTCATCTTACTTTTAGGCGTGTTCTGGGTTGCAAGAAAATTGACGGGAGCGATATAA
- a CDS encoding carboxypeptidase-like regulatory domain-containing protein: MNYLRFVLILFACVGMSLGGVYAQEEATNGGTVRGQITDITPAQNPIEGVEVKIVAQDGGKEWTTKTDADGNYKHAGLHAGRYLISISKDGYDKRIGKPVTVVEGGDHFVPLKTAKKGNIKPPFELQPGRMSSVLKPRIESLRQLLSESIGKRYDLDKAAINTLRLSIPESVETALEQDSRNILVFGKVAGGSNVALIKMLLSHPVCKAAFAEHLSEAQLQDYLDFTEARRQLDQQAVARWITVAFDKELSLTVDQRGKIVKLLHGAAQNRDFPVSMSALRISPQQAVHLVHYRLKISLDDILSEAQSKVWQGLVSTNANREHFAVFMPEAGAEVVVVDKVDVGEIVDPNKKRAFIHKEAIKPVKVERKVNVVINEVIIDPPGKLQPWIELNPAGTAASPEQMMEIAEAKLVAHTELLGSLDERAARRLALVAKGVAQQYTEAQDKTHDAMDELWGDEGMNIDITDHPMYQQVIKDVLSEEAFAQYSTYQAEREVWHQQVLRDLVVACMDTQLLLGDTQREALETAASQLIPGPLKEEKPAEFMFFQLFPQTVNFEILTLWQQNEFKRVFGPMMWRR, translated from the coding sequence ATGAATTATTTGCGATTCGTGTTAATATTGTTTGCTTGTGTTGGTATGTCCCTTGGTGGTGTTTACGCACAAGAAGAAGCTACGAACGGAGGAACCGTTCGAGGACAGATTACTGACATAACGCCAGCGCAGAACCCGATTGAAGGTGTTGAAGTTAAAATTGTTGCCCAAGATGGCGGCAAGGAATGGACAACAAAAACAGATGCAGACGGTAATTACAAACACGCTGGACTTCACGCCGGACGTTACCTGATTAGCATATCTAAGGACGGATACGACAAGCGGATTGGGAAACCTGTTACCGTTGTTGAGGGTGGTGACCATTTTGTCCCGCTCAAAACGGCTAAAAAAGGCAACATCAAGCCGCCCTTTGAACTGCAGCCGGGAAGAATGAGTAGTGTCCTGAAACCGCGAATTGAATCCTTGCGTCAACTTCTCAGCGAAAGTATCGGTAAGCGTTACGATTTGGACAAAGCAGCTATCAACACACTTCGTTTGTCAATTCCCGAATCTGTCGAGACCGCCCTGGAACAGGACAGCAGGAATATACTGGTCTTCGGCAAGGTAGCAGGAGGTAGTAATGTAGCGTTGATCAAAATGTTATTATCGCATCCAGTGTGCAAGGCAGCGTTTGCTGAACACTTGAGCGAGGCGCAGCTTCAGGATTATTTGGACTTCACAGAGGCGCGGCGACAGCTCGATCAACAGGCTGTCGCTCGTTGGATAACCGTGGCATTTGACAAGGAACTTAGTTTGACGGTGGATCAACGCGGAAAAATTGTGAAGTTGCTGCATGGTGCAGCACAGAATAGGGATTTTCCGGTCTCAATGAGTGCCTTACGGATCAGTCCACAGCAAGCGGTACACTTGGTGCACTATAGATTGAAAATTTCTCTGGATGATATCTTGAGCGAAGCGCAATCCAAGGTTTGGCAAGGATTGGTTAGCACGAACGCTAACAGAGAGCATTTCGCTGTCTTCATGCCCGAAGCCGGGGCTGAGGTTGTCGTTGTGGATAAAGTAGATGTGGGTGAAATTGTGGATCCGAACAAAAAGCGTGCGTTTATCCACAAGGAAGCAATCAAGCCTGTCAAGGTAGAGAGAAAGGTTAACGTAGTGATTAATGAGGTAATAATTGACCCGCCAGGGAAACTGCAACCTTGGATTGAACTTAACCCAGCAGGCACAGCGGCATCTCCAGAGCAAATGATGGAAATCGCCGAAGCCAAACTTGTTGCGCATACCGAGTTGTTAGGTTCTCTTGATGAACGTGCTGCTCGACGCTTGGCACTCGTCGCTAAAGGTGTGGCACAACAGTACACTGAAGCCCAAGACAAAACCCACGACGCGATGGATGAATTGTGGGGAGATGAAGGGATGAATATTGACATTACGGATCATCCGATGTACCAACAGGTAATCAAAGATGTGCTTTCTGAGGAGGCGTTTGCACAGTATAGCACGTACCAAGCGGAAAGAGAAGTTTGGCATCAACAGGTACTGCGTGATTTGGTGGTAGCGTGCATGGATACGCAGCTGCTTTTGGGCGACACACAGCGGGAAGCGTTAGAAACGGCAGCATCGCAATTGATACCCGGTCCGCTTAAGGAGGAGAAACCAGCGGAGTTTATGTTTTTCCAACTTTTCCCACAGACGGTAAACTTTGAAATCTTGACCCTTTGGCAGCAGAATGAATTTAAACGTGTGTTCGGTCCAATGATGTGGCGGAGATGA
- a CDS encoding carboxypeptidase-like regulatory domain-containing protein, translating to MIRLCFVLIVAVCINITSVGITFAEDKPTTGGTLRGQVTDTSAVQNPLEGVEVKIIGRSGKEWTAKTDVNGNYECSGIPTDRYLISAFKEGYQGPPRKPMTILNGGDYFVPLKMAEKGNVEQLLAVRPAGIDAIIRQVRSLIQRVAESVGERYDLNEAGVRALHRSVLDSVERTPGRVSGLGASLKALGKGNTALLEVLLSHPACKAALAKHLSEAQLQDYLDFTAARWQRDQQAIARRITVALDKALSLTADQREKVVQSLLDTTENEAFPNSIGTLGIGSQEAANLVYHRLKISLDGVLGDAQSKLWQGLVDKVDAEKRPMFIRKKAVEIDKVDEEVADVRKRSIRIGDNTTESEERMKWIAEAKLTAHTELLGPLDERAARRLALAAKGTVQQDFEFEEEAHEQMLRELEARFMKEVEAGKMTREQAAVRLQVMRKDLWKEEDINKRHETSASDITNHSLYQQAIKDVLSEEAFNRYKAHQAEREALRLQALRDITVACMDTQLLLSDSQREQLETAVSHLAPVPYAGSKPAEFMFFQLFRRARNFEILTLWQQGEFERVFTPLAF from the coding sequence ATGATTCGCTTGTGTTTCGTGTTAATAGTAGCTGTTTGTATCAATATTACATCCGTTGGTATTACCTTCGCGGAAGATAAACCCACGACTGGTGGAACCCTCCGCGGACAGGTTACTGATACAAGCGCAGTACAGAATCCGCTTGAAGGTGTCGAAGTCAAAATTATCGGACGCAGCGGTAAGGAATGGACAGCAAAAACGGATGTCAACGGCAATTATGAGTGCTCTGGTATTCCCACAGACCGCTACCTAATCAGTGCATTTAAAGAAGGATATCAAGGTCCGCCTCGTAAACCTATGACAATTCTTAATGGCGGTGACTACTTTGTCCCGCTCAAGATGGCTGAAAAGGGCAACGTTGAGCAATTATTGGCAGTACGCCCAGCAGGGATAGACGCTATCATCAGGCAAGTTAGGTCCTTGATTCAGCGCGTAGCTGAAAGTGTCGGTGAGCGTTATGATCTGAACGAGGCAGGTGTCAGAGCTCTTCATCGATCAGTTCTTGATTCAGTTGAAAGGACACCGGGAAGGGTTAGTGGTCTGGGTGCCTCCCTAAAAGCATTGGGAAAAGGGAACACAGCGTTGCTTGAAGTGTTATTGTCGCATCCAGCTTGCAAGGCAGCATTGGCTAAACATCTGAGCGAGGCGCAGCTTCAAGATTATTTGGATTTCACGGCGGCGCGGTGGCAGCGAGATCAACAGGCAATCGCTCGTCGAATAACAGTTGCACTCGACAAGGCACTCAGTTTGACAGCAGATCAACGAGAGAAGGTTGTCCAATCGCTGCTTGACACAACAGAAAACGAAGCTTTTCCAAACTCAATAGGTACTTTAGGGATCGGTTCACAGGAAGCGGCAAATCTTGTGTACCATAGGCTGAAAATCTCTCTGGACGGGGTCTTGGGTGATGCACAGTCCAAACTTTGGCAGGGATTGGTTGATAAAGTAGACGCGGAGAAAAGGCCTATGTTTATCCGCAAGAAGGCGGTCGAGATTGACAAGGTAGATGAAGAAGTCGCTGACGTGCGAAAGAGGAGCATTCGGATCGGAGACAATACAACGGAATCTGAAGAACGAATGAAATGGATCGCTGAAGCTAAGTTGACAGCGCATACCGAACTATTGGGTCCGCTTGATGAGCGTGCTGCTCGACGTTTAGCACTCGCCGCTAAAGGTACAGTGCAACAGGACTTTGAATTTGAAGAAGAAGCTCATGAGCAAATGTTACGAGAACTTGAAGCGAGATTCATGAAGGAGGTTGAAGCTGGCAAAATGACTCGCGAGCAAGCTGCTGTAAGACTCCAAGTTATGAGAAAGGATTTATGGAAAGAGGAAGACATAAACAAAAGGCATGAGACCAGTGCTTCCGACATTACGAATCATTCACTGTACCAACAGGCTATCAAGGATGTACTTTCTGAAGAGGCGTTTAACCGGTATAAGGCACACCAAGCGGAAAGGGAGGCTTTACGTCTACAGGCTTTACGGGATATAACGGTGGCATGCATGGATACGCAGCTCCTTTTAAGCGATTCGCAACGGGAGCAGTTAGAGACGGCAGTATCACACTTAGCCCCTGTTCCGTATGCCGGGAGTAAACCGGCGGAGTTTATGTTTTTTCAACTTTTCCGACGGGCGAGAAACTTTGAAATCCTGACACTTTGGCAGCAGGGTGAGTTTGAACGTGTATTCACTCCACTTGCTTTTTAG